A stretch of Carya illinoinensis cultivar Pawnee chromosome 14, C.illinoinensisPawnee_v1, whole genome shotgun sequence DNA encodes these proteins:
- the LOC122293343 gene encoding uncharacterized protein LOC122293343 isoform X2 has product MDTKSIAFSADVPLPKLLDKHNYAEWAIRVRTYLKSRDLWEDIINVSKNAAPSGQENDEDAINVPIRRNYMALDAIQMSCGPDAFSEIRNSCSAHTAWQTLMKKYDTEQYHLKKKRKKEIDNSYLQYADLYKAVLRGKLKAAKEFLDSQPEAVRKAITHKGETALHIAVTAGHAHIVKELVDQHHQDDQDGDGCRARMTKEDLGIEDGDGCTALMKALEYGRSELARYLYTRTPLKDLMPAEKDKKGAMLLTRAIYSKNLELALDLIWRFPHLTYALDDHGESPFLALASMPHAFPRENQLVFWKQWIYDHCIRIDQSASSTYEIRLNINSHLGTTQSVPAKSIVSNLLGIEQLYDMKKIHSQSKELLSSMCEVIPTISQTLQLTSGGVYDAINRAVKNGIFEFVSETLSKDPRFLEKEDTNLRNILMLAVLYRHSKIFSHIHGLDKNKALTFYKDRNDDNVLHMAAIVEDSTRLDRSSGAALQMQRELQWFKEVEEIVSLNIKEGTNKDNLTPRQLFTKNHEDMMEKGEKWMKDTASSCTVIAIPLICLTGVPAFIFVWIQFPILKDMFMSTLFPRILNRKMKP; this is encoded by the exons ATGGACACAAAGAGTATTGCTTTTTCTGCGGATGTTCCTCTTCCTAAGTTGCTTGACAAACATAATTATGCGGAATGGGCGATTCGGGTGCGAACCTATTTGAAGAGTCGAGATCTTTGGGAAGACATCATTAACGTTAGCAAAAACGCAGCACCTTCTGGgcaagaaaatgatgaagatgCTATCAACGTTCCGATCAGGAGGAATTACATGGCTTTAGATGCGATCCAGATGTCATGCGGGCCAGACGCATTTTCTGAGATTAGGAACTCTTGTTCAGCCCATACTGCTTGGCAAACATTGATGAAGAAGTATG ATACGGAACAATACCatcttaagaaaaaaagaaaaaaggaaattgaTAATAGCTATCTTCAGTATGCGGACTTGTACAAGGCTGTGCTTCGTGGTAAATTGAAAGCTGCAAAGGAGTTTCTTGATTCTCAACCAGAGGCAGTAAGAAAGgcaatcacacataaaggcgaAACGGCTCTTCATATTGCTGTTACTGCTGGACATGCCCACATAGTCAAGGAGTTGGTGGATCAACATCATCAAGATGATCAAGATGGTGACGGTTGCAGAGCTCGAATGACGAAAGAAGACTTGGGAATTGAAGATGGTGATGGTTGCACAGCTCTAATGAAGGCTCTTGAGTATGGAAGATCCGAACTGGCGCGCTATTTGTATACTCGCACTCCGTTGAAGGATCTGATGCCtgcagaaaaagataaaaaaggagctATGCTTCTTACCCGTGCAATATATTCAAAAAATTTGG AACTTGCTTTGGATTTAATCTGGAGGTTCCCACATTTGACATATGCTCTTGACGATCACGGCGAGTCCCCGTTCTTAGCATTGGCTTCTATGCCGCATGCATTTCCGAGGGAAAATCAGCTCGTGTTTTGGAAACAATGGATCTACGATCACT GTATACGTATTGATCAGTCGGCTAGTTCCACCTATGAAATTCGTTTGAACATTAACAGCCATCTAGGTACAACGCAATCAG TGCCAGCAAAATCAATTGTCAGCAACTTGTTGG GAATCGAGCAATTATATGACATGAAGAAGATCCATAGCCAATCCAAAGAACTTCTTTCTAGCATGTGCGAGGTGATACCAACAATCTCCCAAACTCTACAACTTACAAGTGGTGGGGTTTATGATGCAATCAACCGTGCTGTCAAAAATGGGATTTTCGAGTTTGTTTCTGAAACATTAAGCAAGGATCCGAGATTTTTGGAGAAGGAAGATACAAATTTGAGAAACATACTTATGCTTGCTGTTCTATATCGACATTCTAAGATCTTTAGCCATATACATGGGCTTGATAAGAATAAAGCTTTGACATTTTATAAAGATCGCAATGATGATAACGTGTTGCATATGGCAGCGATAGTAGAAGATTCCACTAGGCTTGATCGAAGCTCTGGTGCAGCTTTACAAATGCAAAGAGAGTTACAATGGTTTAag GAGGTGGAGGAAATTGTCAGTCTCAATATTAAAGAAGGTACTAACAAAGATAATTTAACTCCACGACAACTATTTACAAAGAACCATGAGGACATGatggaaaagggagagaaatggaTGAAAGACACAGCATCATCATGTACAGTG ATTGCAATTCCTCTCATTTGTTTGACTGGTGTTCCAGCATTCATCTTCGTATGGATTCAGTTCCCCATTCTTAAAGATATGTTCATGTCGACCCTTTTCCCACGCATCTTGAATAGGAAGATGAAGCCTTGA
- the LOC122293343 gene encoding uncharacterized protein LOC122293343 isoform X3 yields the protein MYADLYKAVLRGKLKAAKEFLDSQPEAVRKAITHKGETALHIAVTAGHAHIVKELVDQHHQDDQDGDGCRARMTKEDLGIEDGDGCTALMKALEYGRSELARYLYTRTPLKDLMPAEKDKKGAMLLTRAIYSKNLELALDLIWRFPHLTYALDDHGESPFLALASMPHAFPRENQLVFWKQWIYDHCIRIDQSASSTYEIRLNINSHLGTTQSVPAKSIVSNLLGIEQLYDMKKIHSQSKELLSSMCEVIPTISQTLQLTSGGVYDAINRAVKNGIFEFVSETLSKDPRFLEKEDTNLRNILMLAVLYRHSKIFSHIHGLDKNKALTFYKDRNDDNVLHMAAIVEDSTRLDRSSGAALQMQRELQWFKEVEEIVSLNIKEGTNKDNLTPRQLFTKNHEDMMEKGEKWMKDTASSCTVVGALIVTIMFTVAFTVPGGYNQNYGFPIFLKKKLFMLFIITDALSLFSSSTSVLMFLGILTSRYAEKDFLKSLPKKMIIGLSALFLSIATMMIAFSAALLIMLSDQLQIAIPLICLTGVPAFIFVWIQFPILKDMFMSTLFPRILNRKMKP from the exons ATG TATGCGGACTTGTACAAGGCTGTGCTTCGTGGTAAATTGAAAGCTGCAAAGGAGTTTCTTGATTCTCAACCAGAGGCAGTAAGAAAGgcaatcacacataaaggcgaAACGGCTCTTCATATTGCTGTTACTGCTGGACATGCCCACATAGTCAAGGAGTTGGTGGATCAACATCATCAAGATGATCAAGATGGTGACGGTTGCAGAGCTCGAATGACGAAAGAAGACTTGGGAATTGAAGATGGTGATGGTTGCACAGCTCTAATGAAGGCTCTTGAGTATGGAAGATCCGAACTGGCGCGCTATTTGTATACTCGCACTCCGTTGAAGGATCTGATGCCtgcagaaaaagataaaaaaggagctATGCTTCTTACCCGTGCAATATATTCAAAAAATTTGG AACTTGCTTTGGATTTAATCTGGAGGTTCCCACATTTGACATATGCTCTTGACGATCACGGCGAGTCCCCGTTCTTAGCATTGGCTTCTATGCCGCATGCATTTCCGAGGGAAAATCAGCTCGTGTTTTGGAAACAATGGATCTACGATCACT GTATACGTATTGATCAGTCGGCTAGTTCCACCTATGAAATTCGTTTGAACATTAACAGCCATCTAGGTACAACGCAATCAG TGCCAGCAAAATCAATTGTCAGCAACTTGTTGG GAATCGAGCAATTATATGACATGAAGAAGATCCATAGCCAATCCAAAGAACTTCTTTCTAGCATGTGCGAGGTGATACCAACAATCTCCCAAACTCTACAACTTACAAGTGGTGGGGTTTATGATGCAATCAACCGTGCTGTCAAAAATGGGATTTTCGAGTTTGTTTCTGAAACATTAAGCAAGGATCCGAGATTTTTGGAGAAGGAAGATACAAATTTGAGAAACATACTTATGCTTGCTGTTCTATATCGACATTCTAAGATCTTTAGCCATATACATGGGCTTGATAAGAATAAAGCTTTGACATTTTATAAAGATCGCAATGATGATAACGTGTTGCATATGGCAGCGATAGTAGAAGATTCCACTAGGCTTGATCGAAGCTCTGGTGCAGCTTTACAAATGCAAAGAGAGTTACAATGGTTTAag GAGGTGGAGGAAATTGTCAGTCTCAATATTAAAGAAGGTACTAACAAAGATAATTTAACTCCACGACAACTATTTACAAAGAACCATGAGGACATGatggaaaagggagagaaatggaTGAAAGACACAGCATCATCATGTACAGTGGTGGGTGCTCTGATTGTTACCATTATGTTCACTGTAGCTTTTACCGTTCCAGGTGGTTACAACCAAAATTATGGCTTTCCaatattcttaaagaaaaaattgtttatgcTCTTTATAATAACCGATGCGTTGTCCCTCTTTTCTTCCTCAACATCGGTCTTGATGTTTTTGGGAATTCTCACATCACGTTACGCAGAAAAAGATTTTCTTAAGTCTTTGCCGAAAAAGATGATTATAGGCCTTTCCGCCCTTTTCTTATCTATTGCAACCATGATGATAGCCTTTTCTGCCGCTCTTTTAATCATGCTAAGTGACCAATTACAGATTGCAATTCCTCTCATTTGTTTGACTGGTGTTCCAGCATTCATCTTCGTATGGATTCAGTTCCCCATTCTTAAAGATATGTTCATGTCGACCCTTTTCCCACGCATCTTGAATAGGAAGATGAAGCCTTGA
- the LOC122293343 gene encoding uncharacterized protein LOC122293343 isoform X4, whose amino-acid sequence MDTKSIAFSADVPLPKLLDKHNYAEWAIRVRTYLKSRDLWEDIINVSKNAAPSGQENDEDAINVPIRRNYMALDAIQMSCGPDAFSEIRNSCSAHTAWQTLMKKYDTEQYHLKKKRKKEIDNSYLQYADLYKAVLRGKLKAAKEFLDSQPEAVRKAITHKGETALHIAVTAGHAHIVKELVDQHHQDDQDGDGCRARMTKEDLGIEDGDGCTALMKALEYGRSELARYLYTRTPLKDLMPAEKDKKGAMLLTRAIYSKNLELALDLIWRFPHLTYALDDHGESPFLALASMPHAFPRENQLVFWKQWIYDHCIRIDQSASSTYEIRLNINSHLGTTQSVPAKSIVSNLLGIEQLYDMKKIHSQSKELLSSMCEVIPTISQTLQLTSGGVYDAINRAVKNGIFEFVSETLSKDPRFLEKEDTNLRNILMLAVLYRHSKIFSHIHGLDKNKALTFYKDRNDDNVLHMAAIVEDSTRLDRSSGAALQMQRELQWFKEVEEIVSLNIKEGTNKDNLTPRQLFTKNHEDMMEKGEKWMKDTASSCTVHSSSYGFSSPFLKICSCRPFSHAS is encoded by the exons ATGGACACAAAGAGTATTGCTTTTTCTGCGGATGTTCCTCTTCCTAAGTTGCTTGACAAACATAATTATGCGGAATGGGCGATTCGGGTGCGAACCTATTTGAAGAGTCGAGATCTTTGGGAAGACATCATTAACGTTAGCAAAAACGCAGCACCTTCTGGgcaagaaaatgatgaagatgCTATCAACGTTCCGATCAGGAGGAATTACATGGCTTTAGATGCGATCCAGATGTCATGCGGGCCAGACGCATTTTCTGAGATTAGGAACTCTTGTTCAGCCCATACTGCTTGGCAAACATTGATGAAGAAGTATG ATACGGAACAATACCatcttaagaaaaaaagaaaaaaggaaattgaTAATAGCTATCTTCAGTATGCGGACTTGTACAAGGCTGTGCTTCGTGGTAAATTGAAAGCTGCAAAGGAGTTTCTTGATTCTCAACCAGAGGCAGTAAGAAAGgcaatcacacataaaggcgaAACGGCTCTTCATATTGCTGTTACTGCTGGACATGCCCACATAGTCAAGGAGTTGGTGGATCAACATCATCAAGATGATCAAGATGGTGACGGTTGCAGAGCTCGAATGACGAAAGAAGACTTGGGAATTGAAGATGGTGATGGTTGCACAGCTCTAATGAAGGCTCTTGAGTATGGAAGATCCGAACTGGCGCGCTATTTGTATACTCGCACTCCGTTGAAGGATCTGATGCCtgcagaaaaagataaaaaaggagctATGCTTCTTACCCGTGCAATATATTCAAAAAATTTGG AACTTGCTTTGGATTTAATCTGGAGGTTCCCACATTTGACATATGCTCTTGACGATCACGGCGAGTCCCCGTTCTTAGCATTGGCTTCTATGCCGCATGCATTTCCGAGGGAAAATCAGCTCGTGTTTTGGAAACAATGGATCTACGATCACT GTATACGTATTGATCAGTCGGCTAGTTCCACCTATGAAATTCGTTTGAACATTAACAGCCATCTAGGTACAACGCAATCAG TGCCAGCAAAATCAATTGTCAGCAACTTGTTGG GAATCGAGCAATTATATGACATGAAGAAGATCCATAGCCAATCCAAAGAACTTCTTTCTAGCATGTGCGAGGTGATACCAACAATCTCCCAAACTCTACAACTTACAAGTGGTGGGGTTTATGATGCAATCAACCGTGCTGTCAAAAATGGGATTTTCGAGTTTGTTTCTGAAACATTAAGCAAGGATCCGAGATTTTTGGAGAAGGAAGATACAAATTTGAGAAACATACTTATGCTTGCTGTTCTATATCGACATTCTAAGATCTTTAGCCATATACATGGGCTTGATAAGAATAAAGCTTTGACATTTTATAAAGATCGCAATGATGATAACGTGTTGCATATGGCAGCGATAGTAGAAGATTCCACTAGGCTTGATCGAAGCTCTGGTGCAGCTTTACAAATGCAAAGAGAGTTACAATGGTTTAag GAGGTGGAGGAAATTGTCAGTCTCAATATTAAAGAAGGTACTAACAAAGATAATTTAACTCCACGACAACTATTTACAAAGAACCATGAGGACATGatggaaaagggagagaaatggaTGAAAGACACAGCATCATCATGTACAGTG CATTCATCTTCGTATGGATTCAGTTCCCCATTCTTAAAGATATGTTCATGTCGACCCTTTTCCCACGCATCTTGA
- the LOC122293343 gene encoding uncharacterized protein LOC122293343 isoform X6 → MDTKSIAFSADVPLPKLLDKHNYAEWAIRVRTYLKSRDLWEDIINVSKNAAPSGQENDEDAINVPIRRNYMALDAIQMSCGPDAFSEIRNSCSAHTAWQTLMKKYDTEQYHLKKKRKKEIDNSYLQYADLYKAVLRGKLKAAKEFLDSQPEAVRKAITHKGETALHIAVTAGHAHIVKELVDQHHQDDQDGDGCRARMTKEDLGIEDGDGCTALMKALEYGRSELARYLYTRTPLKDLMPAEKDKKGAMLLTRAIYSKNLELALDLIWRFPHLTYALDDHGESPFLALASMPHAFPRENQLVFWKQWIYDHCIRIDQSASSTYEIRLNINSHLGTTQSVPAKSIVSNLLGIEQLYDMKKIHSQSKELLSSMCEVIPTISQTLQLTSGGVYDAINRAVKNGIFEFVSETLSKDPRFLEKEDTNLRNILMLAVLYRHSKIFSHIHGLDKNKALTFYKDRNDDNVLHMAAIVEDSTRLDRSSGAALQMQRELQWFKAGI, encoded by the exons ATGGACACAAAGAGTATTGCTTTTTCTGCGGATGTTCCTCTTCCTAAGTTGCTTGACAAACATAATTATGCGGAATGGGCGATTCGGGTGCGAACCTATTTGAAGAGTCGAGATCTTTGGGAAGACATCATTAACGTTAGCAAAAACGCAGCACCTTCTGGgcaagaaaatgatgaagatgCTATCAACGTTCCGATCAGGAGGAATTACATGGCTTTAGATGCGATCCAGATGTCATGCGGGCCAGACGCATTTTCTGAGATTAGGAACTCTTGTTCAGCCCATACTGCTTGGCAAACATTGATGAAGAAGTATG ATACGGAACAATACCatcttaagaaaaaaagaaaaaaggaaattgaTAATAGCTATCTTCAGTATGCGGACTTGTACAAGGCTGTGCTTCGTGGTAAATTGAAAGCTGCAAAGGAGTTTCTTGATTCTCAACCAGAGGCAGTAAGAAAGgcaatcacacataaaggcgaAACGGCTCTTCATATTGCTGTTACTGCTGGACATGCCCACATAGTCAAGGAGTTGGTGGATCAACATCATCAAGATGATCAAGATGGTGACGGTTGCAGAGCTCGAATGACGAAAGAAGACTTGGGAATTGAAGATGGTGATGGTTGCACAGCTCTAATGAAGGCTCTTGAGTATGGAAGATCCGAACTGGCGCGCTATTTGTATACTCGCACTCCGTTGAAGGATCTGATGCCtgcagaaaaagataaaaaaggagctATGCTTCTTACCCGTGCAATATATTCAAAAAATTTGG AACTTGCTTTGGATTTAATCTGGAGGTTCCCACATTTGACATATGCTCTTGACGATCACGGCGAGTCCCCGTTCTTAGCATTGGCTTCTATGCCGCATGCATTTCCGAGGGAAAATCAGCTCGTGTTTTGGAAACAATGGATCTACGATCACT GTATACGTATTGATCAGTCGGCTAGTTCCACCTATGAAATTCGTTTGAACATTAACAGCCATCTAGGTACAACGCAATCAG TGCCAGCAAAATCAATTGTCAGCAACTTGTTGG GAATCGAGCAATTATATGACATGAAGAAGATCCATAGCCAATCCAAAGAACTTCTTTCTAGCATGTGCGAGGTGATACCAACAATCTCCCAAACTCTACAACTTACAAGTGGTGGGGTTTATGATGCAATCAACCGTGCTGTCAAAAATGGGATTTTCGAGTTTGTTTCTGAAACATTAAGCAAGGATCCGAGATTTTTGGAGAAGGAAGATACAAATTTGAGAAACATACTTATGCTTGCTGTTCTATATCGACATTCTAAGATCTTTAGCCATATACATGGGCTTGATAAGAATAAAGCTTTGACATTTTATAAAGATCGCAATGATGATAACGTGTTGCATATGGCAGCGATAGTAGAAGATTCCACTAGGCTTGATCGAAGCTCTGGTGCAGCTTTACAAATGCAAAGAGAGTTACAATGGTTTAag GCCGGGATTTAA
- the LOC122293343 gene encoding uncharacterized protein LOC122293343 isoform X1, translated as MDTKSIAFSADVPLPKLLDKHNYAEWAIRVRTYLKSRDLWEDIINVSKNAAPSGQENDEDAINVPIRRNYMALDAIQMSCGPDAFSEIRNSCSAHTAWQTLMKKYDTEQYHLKKKRKKEIDNSYLQYADLYKAVLRGKLKAAKEFLDSQPEAVRKAITHKGETALHIAVTAGHAHIVKELVDQHHQDDQDGDGCRARMTKEDLGIEDGDGCTALMKALEYGRSELARYLYTRTPLKDLMPAEKDKKGAMLLTRAIYSKNLELALDLIWRFPHLTYALDDHGESPFLALASMPHAFPRENQLVFWKQWIYDHCIRIDQSASSTYEIRLNINSHLGTTQSVPAKSIVSNLLGIEQLYDMKKIHSQSKELLSSMCEVIPTISQTLQLTSGGVYDAINRAVKNGIFEFVSETLSKDPRFLEKEDTNLRNILMLAVLYRHSKIFSHIHGLDKNKALTFYKDRNDDNVLHMAAIVEDSTRLDRSSGAALQMQRELQWFKEVEEIVSLNIKEGTNKDNLTPRQLFTKNHEDMMEKGEKWMKDTASSCTVVGALIVTIMFTVAFTVPGGYNQNYGFPIFLKKKLFMLFIITDALSLFSSSTSVLMFLGILTSRYAEKDFLKSLPKKMIIGLSALFLSIATMMIAFSAALLIMLSDQLQIAIPLICLTGVPAFIFVWIQFPILKDMFMSTLFPRILNRKMKP; from the exons ATGGACACAAAGAGTATTGCTTTTTCTGCGGATGTTCCTCTTCCTAAGTTGCTTGACAAACATAATTATGCGGAATGGGCGATTCGGGTGCGAACCTATTTGAAGAGTCGAGATCTTTGGGAAGACATCATTAACGTTAGCAAAAACGCAGCACCTTCTGGgcaagaaaatgatgaagatgCTATCAACGTTCCGATCAGGAGGAATTACATGGCTTTAGATGCGATCCAGATGTCATGCGGGCCAGACGCATTTTCTGAGATTAGGAACTCTTGTTCAGCCCATACTGCTTGGCAAACATTGATGAAGAAGTATG ATACGGAACAATACCatcttaagaaaaaaagaaaaaaggaaattgaTAATAGCTATCTTCAGTATGCGGACTTGTACAAGGCTGTGCTTCGTGGTAAATTGAAAGCTGCAAAGGAGTTTCTTGATTCTCAACCAGAGGCAGTAAGAAAGgcaatcacacataaaggcgaAACGGCTCTTCATATTGCTGTTACTGCTGGACATGCCCACATAGTCAAGGAGTTGGTGGATCAACATCATCAAGATGATCAAGATGGTGACGGTTGCAGAGCTCGAATGACGAAAGAAGACTTGGGAATTGAAGATGGTGATGGTTGCACAGCTCTAATGAAGGCTCTTGAGTATGGAAGATCCGAACTGGCGCGCTATTTGTATACTCGCACTCCGTTGAAGGATCTGATGCCtgcagaaaaagataaaaaaggagctATGCTTCTTACCCGTGCAATATATTCAAAAAATTTGG AACTTGCTTTGGATTTAATCTGGAGGTTCCCACATTTGACATATGCTCTTGACGATCACGGCGAGTCCCCGTTCTTAGCATTGGCTTCTATGCCGCATGCATTTCCGAGGGAAAATCAGCTCGTGTTTTGGAAACAATGGATCTACGATCACT GTATACGTATTGATCAGTCGGCTAGTTCCACCTATGAAATTCGTTTGAACATTAACAGCCATCTAGGTACAACGCAATCAG TGCCAGCAAAATCAATTGTCAGCAACTTGTTGG GAATCGAGCAATTATATGACATGAAGAAGATCCATAGCCAATCCAAAGAACTTCTTTCTAGCATGTGCGAGGTGATACCAACAATCTCCCAAACTCTACAACTTACAAGTGGTGGGGTTTATGATGCAATCAACCGTGCTGTCAAAAATGGGATTTTCGAGTTTGTTTCTGAAACATTAAGCAAGGATCCGAGATTTTTGGAGAAGGAAGATACAAATTTGAGAAACATACTTATGCTTGCTGTTCTATATCGACATTCTAAGATCTTTAGCCATATACATGGGCTTGATAAGAATAAAGCTTTGACATTTTATAAAGATCGCAATGATGATAACGTGTTGCATATGGCAGCGATAGTAGAAGATTCCACTAGGCTTGATCGAAGCTCTGGTGCAGCTTTACAAATGCAAAGAGAGTTACAATGGTTTAag GAGGTGGAGGAAATTGTCAGTCTCAATATTAAAGAAGGTACTAACAAAGATAATTTAACTCCACGACAACTATTTACAAAGAACCATGAGGACATGatggaaaagggagagaaatggaTGAAAGACACAGCATCATCATGTACAGTGGTGGGTGCTCTGATTGTTACCATTATGTTCACTGTAGCTTTTACCGTTCCAGGTGGTTACAACCAAAATTATGGCTTTCCaatattcttaaagaaaaaattgtttatgcTCTTTATAATAACCGATGCGTTGTCCCTCTTTTCTTCCTCAACATCGGTCTTGATGTTTTTGGGAATTCTCACATCACGTTACGCAGAAAAAGATTTTCTTAAGTCTTTGCCGAAAAAGATGATTATAGGCCTTTCCGCCCTTTTCTTATCTATTGCAACCATGATGATAGCCTTTTCTGCCGCTCTTTTAATCATGCTAAGTGACCAATTACAGATTGCAATTCCTCTCATTTGTTTGACTGGTGTTCCAGCATTCATCTTCGTATGGATTCAGTTCCCCATTCTTAAAGATATGTTCATGTCGACCCTTTTCCCACGCATCTTGAATAGGAAGATGAAGCCTTGA
- the LOC122293343 gene encoding uncharacterized protein LOC122293343 isoform X5 has protein sequence MDTKSIAFSADVPLPKLLDKHNYAEWAIRVRTYLKSRDLWEDIINVSKNAAPSGQENDEDAINVPIRRNYMALDAIQMSCGPDAFSEIRNSCSAHTAWQTLMKKYDTEQYHLKKKRKKEIDNSYLQYADLYKAVLRGKLKAAKEFLDSQPEAVRKAITHKGETALHIAVTAGHAHIVKELVDQHHQDDQDGDGCRARMTKEDLGIEDGDGCTALMKALEYGRSELARYLYTRTPLKDLMPAEKDKKGAMLLTRAIYSKNLELALDLIWRFPHLTYALDDHGESPFLALASMPHAFPRENQLVFWKQWIYDHCIRIDQSASSTYEIRLNINSHLGTTQSVPAKSIVSNLLGIEQLYDMKKIHSQSKELLSSMCEVIPTISQTLQLTSGGVYDAINRAVKNGIFEFVSETLSKDPRFLEKEDTNLRNILMLAVLYRHSKIFSHIHGLDKNKALTFYKDRNDDNVLHMAAIVEDSTRLDRSSGAALQMQRELQWFKEVEEIVSLNIKEGTNKDNLTPRQLFTKNHEDMMEKGEKWMKDTASSCTVYQHQPIP, from the exons ATGGACACAAAGAGTATTGCTTTTTCTGCGGATGTTCCTCTTCCTAAGTTGCTTGACAAACATAATTATGCGGAATGGGCGATTCGGGTGCGAACCTATTTGAAGAGTCGAGATCTTTGGGAAGACATCATTAACGTTAGCAAAAACGCAGCACCTTCTGGgcaagaaaatgatgaagatgCTATCAACGTTCCGATCAGGAGGAATTACATGGCTTTAGATGCGATCCAGATGTCATGCGGGCCAGACGCATTTTCTGAGATTAGGAACTCTTGTTCAGCCCATACTGCTTGGCAAACATTGATGAAGAAGTATG ATACGGAACAATACCatcttaagaaaaaaagaaaaaaggaaattgaTAATAGCTATCTTCAGTATGCGGACTTGTACAAGGCTGTGCTTCGTGGTAAATTGAAAGCTGCAAAGGAGTTTCTTGATTCTCAACCAGAGGCAGTAAGAAAGgcaatcacacataaaggcgaAACGGCTCTTCATATTGCTGTTACTGCTGGACATGCCCACATAGTCAAGGAGTTGGTGGATCAACATCATCAAGATGATCAAGATGGTGACGGTTGCAGAGCTCGAATGACGAAAGAAGACTTGGGAATTGAAGATGGTGATGGTTGCACAGCTCTAATGAAGGCTCTTGAGTATGGAAGATCCGAACTGGCGCGCTATTTGTATACTCGCACTCCGTTGAAGGATCTGATGCCtgcagaaaaagataaaaaaggagctATGCTTCTTACCCGTGCAATATATTCAAAAAATTTGG AACTTGCTTTGGATTTAATCTGGAGGTTCCCACATTTGACATATGCTCTTGACGATCACGGCGAGTCCCCGTTCTTAGCATTGGCTTCTATGCCGCATGCATTTCCGAGGGAAAATCAGCTCGTGTTTTGGAAACAATGGATCTACGATCACT GTATACGTATTGATCAGTCGGCTAGTTCCACCTATGAAATTCGTTTGAACATTAACAGCCATCTAGGTACAACGCAATCAG TGCCAGCAAAATCAATTGTCAGCAACTTGTTGG GAATCGAGCAATTATATGACATGAAGAAGATCCATAGCCAATCCAAAGAACTTCTTTCTAGCATGTGCGAGGTGATACCAACAATCTCCCAAACTCTACAACTTACAAGTGGTGGGGTTTATGATGCAATCAACCGTGCTGTCAAAAATGGGATTTTCGAGTTTGTTTCTGAAACATTAAGCAAGGATCCGAGATTTTTGGAGAAGGAAGATACAAATTTGAGAAACATACTTATGCTTGCTGTTCTATATCGACATTCTAAGATCTTTAGCCATATACATGGGCTTGATAAGAATAAAGCTTTGACATTTTATAAAGATCGCAATGATGATAACGTGTTGCATATGGCAGCGATAGTAGAAGATTCCACTAGGCTTGATCGAAGCTCTGGTGCAGCTTTACAAATGCAAAGAGAGTTACAATGGTTTAag GAGGTGGAGGAAATTGTCAGTCTCAATATTAAAGAAGGTACTAACAAAGATAATTTAACTCCACGACAACTATTTACAAAGAACCATGAGGACATGatggaaaagggagagaaatggaTGAAAGACACAGCATCATCATGTACAGTG TATCAACACCAACCCATTCCTTAG